Genomic segment of Paenibacillus sp. FSL R5-0912:
GTAAGGCAGCAGCGCGATTTGACGCGAGCGTTTTACAGCAATGGTCAGAGCGCGTTGGTATTTTGCACTTGTACCAGTTACACGACGCGGCAAAATCTTTCCGCGTTCGCTGATGAACTTCTTAAGAAGCTCAGTGTCTTTATAGTCAATGTGAGTAATCTTGTTCACAGTGAAGTAGCACACTTTTTTACGCTTGTTGCGTCCACCACGACGTGCCGGTCTTTTGTCGTTGTCCGCACCTTCTCTTGGTTTAAAAGCCATGTTCAGTTCAGTCCTTCCTTATTAAAATGGCAAATCATCGTCCGATATATCGATCGGTTTTCCATCGCCCGAAAAAGGATCTTGAGTATTGTTGTTACGCGAGAAATTATTGTTATTTCCGCGTGCACTGTTACCGCCGTTACCGCCGCCACCAAAGGCAGGCTCTTCGGGAGTACTTCCACCACTTGGTGCATTTCCGCCTTCACGGTTCTGCGAGGATTCCAGGAATCGGACATTATCAGCAATAACTTCAGTGACGTATACACGTTTACCTTCATTATTCTCGTAATTCCGTACTTGGATGCGTCCTTCTACGGCAGCCAGTCGTCCTTTGCGCAAGTAATTGGCACAGGTCTCAGCCAGCTGTCTCCAGGTTACTACCGGGATAAAGTCCGCTTCGCGTTCACCGTTCTGGCCCGTAAAGTTGCGGTCTACGGCAAGCGTAAACTGCGTTACGGCAACACCAGCGGGAGTATAACGAAGTTCCGGATCACGGGTCAACCGACCGATCAGAATGATACGGTTCAACAATTCAATCCCCTCCTTATAGCGCGATTCGTTACAAAGCTTGTCAATATCTTAGGCAACGTCGTTCGTAATGAGATAACGAATTACTTCGTCGGAAATCTTCATGAGACGTTCCAATTCGGTAACTACTGCAGGTTCTGCATTGAAGTTAACCAAAACATAAACGCCATCACGGAATTTCTTGATCTCATACGCAAGACGGCGTTTACCTTGCACATCGTGCTTTGTAATTTCTCCGCCGTTGGAGATGATGCCTTGGAATTTTTCGACTGCTGCTTGAACGGCTTCTTGTTCAATGTCAGGACGAATAATGTACATGACTTCATATTTGCGCATAATTTTCACCTCCTTATGGTCTGAGGCCCCTGATCACGTCAGGAGCAAGGAACGAGCACAAACATAGACTCGCACCAAATCAATATACCAAATCCCA
This window contains:
- the rpsF gene encoding 30S ribosomal protein S6, producing the protein MRKYEVMYIIRPDIEQEAVQAAVEKFQGIISNGGEITKHDVQGKRRLAYEIKKFRDGVYVLVNFNAEPAVVTELERLMKISDEVIRYLITNDVA
- the rpsR gene encoding 30S ribosomal protein S18 produces the protein MAFKPREGADNDKRPARRGGRNKRKKVCYFTVNKITHIDYKDTELLKKFISERGKILPRRVTGTSAKYQRALTIAVKRSRQIALLPYTTE
- the ssb gene encoding single-stranded DNA-binding protein, which codes for MLNRIILIGRLTRDPELRYTPAGVAVTQFTLAVDRNFTGQNGEREADFIPVVTWRQLAETCANYLRKGRLAAVEGRIQVRNYENNEGKRVYVTEVIADNVRFLESSQNREGGNAPSGGSTPEEPAFGGGGNGGNSARGNNNNFSRNNNTQDPFSGDGKPIDISDDDLPF